DNA from Rhipicephalus microplus isolate Deutch F79 chromosome 5, USDA_Rmic, whole genome shotgun sequence:
TTTCATCTTAGCACTCATTCAGTATTCTCGTCAAGCGACTGGGCTcccacgaagaaaaagaaatgattaCCCTTAAAGCTCATTTCTGTGTTTACTTTTTTCCCCCTCCGACAAGTGGTATTTTATTGCCCGCAAAGCTTGCGGCTGTGTATACGTGCGAGTGATCACATTTATTTAAGTATGCCGTAGCCTTGACATGCGTGTGTTTTGGGTACTTGGGAAAATAATTCCACACGTCTGAATTGCCATTTAAAAAGAAGCATAAGCCTGGCATGGTAAACTCTTATGATCGTTTTCTTGCACAACTGCTTTACTAAACTTGAACGTTGTATGAATGATGAAACTTTACTTATAGTACGTCCGTGTATCACGCCGTTTCATatttgtgttttttgtgtgtaGAGAAAAAACCGTTGTGACACTGGTGTTTCTTTCAGTCAGAGTATGACCAACTGTGACTTCTATGTAGGCAATTCATTCATTGCTTGTCAATTTACGCCTTATATTCACCCTGCCATTCATGGCAACAGTGAAGGAGCATTttcacttgattgatatgtggggttcaacgtcccaaaaccaccatatgattatgagagacgccgtagtggaaggctccggaaatttcgaccacccggggttctttaacgtgcacccaaatctgagcacacgggcctacaacatttccgcctccatggagCATTTTCACTTCCACAATCGACAATACATCCACATTATCTATGCCTCCTTGCTGATACGGTTCAGTTTTAATCTGTTGCAACGCAAGGCGTTCATATGATATGCCAATTAGGCGGATCAACGTTACTTGGGTTCTTTCGCTATCGAACTCAATGGCTTTAGAGCagctaaatgcgaagtctctgaTCAGGTATATAAAATCAAGAGTATTCTCACAGATGACCAGAAGCACCAAACATTTGGTATGTGCTAATGAGAATTAGTGAAGTACAGCGACTCGTGAAACGCAAATGATCATTTTGTGAACGATTATTCAAGAAACTAAAacaaatgcaacacgtttcaACATTGTTTTATATCTATCAGTACACGATAAGCAGTACGTGGGGAACAATACGCACACCAAATATAGCGaaatttaatttttttaattCCGTTTATTCGATTCGAACCTCCTTATAAGGTTTAAGAAGAAGTAAAAAACGTGTTCGTTATTAAGCATGGTGTGTATCTAAATAAGTCTTAATCCTATGTTACATGCAAAACGCACCAGCTTGTTTGACGGTTCCCATGGCGCTCTCAAAGCTACTTCATATTAAGGTTCTCATTACACAGAAGATTACGTACCGTCAGCAGCAGATCGCAACACATCATTTGTTGAGTAAACgatgaaaaatcacagcatattcgtggagtgcatgatgatgagtggtgcgaagcgtcCGCTCATTCGGGaatctgtccatgcgttcgtccgtctatgcgcccatccgtgcgtcagtccatgcagctgtttgtctgtccgtccatccatccatctgttcgttctttagtgaacactccaagtaccgccatctcgcatctttttatcatattttcagcatatagaagtaacgccatccagcggagattccaaggactaatcaagaggtggcactcgcacactttcttacggcctccgcttcgtgtctacttcccacctttcatgGCCTCCAGTTCATGGCTATATAATAGTTCACTATCTTCATGGCACTgcgcccaaccctcgctaaaccttgctaaaaccaaggagattacgcccagcgagtttaacgtggcaaccttttctggtcagatggtgctcaaagtgcgtctttctgatactagtttttttttagtaagcatcaaattgaaggcaaattttattggagattaagtcaccaatcCTCGTCTCTGTCAGTCATTTCATaaaaaacaactatctttttttaTGATCAACGTGCGTggatttcctcctcaattcaaaagggtGCGTGCGTGCCGCTGCTCTGTAGTCTGGCCGTGTAAGTggcttactactactactacgactactactactactactactacatacatcgtggacgccCAACCAACGGCATAGGGAGCTGCACCCCCAAAAAGTTACCTGGCGTAATGCTACACCCGTACACGCCGGCTATTTACGTCGAGAGGGCAAAGCCTCAATCAAAACGCCGGTAATGACTGCGTCTACACTGCCGCCCTTCAATCATGGGCGTGGGCAAAACCATGCGCCTTGAGGCGTCGATGTGAGCATAGCCATACAGCTCGCAGAACCTGATGGAAAATCGAAAGCTCGGCACAGTCGACTGAGACGCAGAACAGGTCTTCTTGCATATCCAGTCGGAGATCTGCGCAGGAGTGCAATGCGAGCACTGCACAGAGCCAGATATCATGAAACGCTATCGCCGTCTTACGCACGCGCTTACGCCTTGCCGGTGGGTTACGGCGATGGGAATGTTTCGGTGCAAGGCAGGCGGCGAACAAAGCACCTCGTCGAGGCGAGGCCGGCCTTCGGAGCGGTGCCGGCGCAGTTTCCGCGGCGTGCTCTCGTAGACACCGGATGGTCTCAGTGTTTCTTATCAGCGCCGGTGCATGGAGATAAGCACATTTTTCCCAGAGCTCGTGCAGTAAAGGCAGCTATATGCAAATGAGCTTTGTTGCGGATCGACGATAGCACTGCCAGTGGTTCAATATTGCGCGGCTGTATTATTCGAAATTTACGGCGCGGACGGCTATGGCGGTATGGTTTGGTTGGGTATAGGTATACCTGGGCTGCCTTATGGACTACAAAGCGAAAACGCACGACCTTTTACGCATTTTACTGGGGAAACAACAACGCCCTAGAGATGAGAAAGTCAGGAATGCTGACCCCGTTCGTCGGCATTCCGATGGCTTTAGATGCGAAAAGCGATTTTTCATTCAACGACCACCATTTCGTTTCCACAGAGATGTGGGATGTTGTGCATGTAAAACTTGCCTTTGCGCGACGGAAAATTCCTTCAGAAAGAATATTGAAACAGCTAGATgcgtttatatatataaaaaaacggaCACGCTTGCTTTGTCGTAGATGTGTAAGGGTTCGTATGCTAGTGGGAAACATCAGTACAAGGCTGAATTCACTTTGGGtgccgcacgttaaagaaccccaggtggtcgaaatttccggagccctccactacggcgtctctcatatacatggtggttttgggacgttaaaccccacatatcatatcaatcaAGGCTGAATTCACACTGAATGTGCGTGAATGTTGACCAAGGCTCACGGCAACTGATGGTTGCACCAGCGACCGCGTCGTCTTTCCAGTCTTATTGATTCTTCGTATACATTCCTCAAAATTGTTGATTTGCAAGCAAAGTAGGCAGTTGCGAAGAACTTCGTCACTCGACATGTGTTAGTGGCTGGTGCGAATTCGCTCCAAGTAAAAACTTTGGCACTGCTCTGCATTGTCAATACTCCCGCGAGTATATAGAATACAGCGAGGCTTTGATGTTAATGGGGTGTAATCCTAACAGAGGGGATGCATGGTGTATGTTTACGAGGTCGAATCATGTGCGCTTTCGCAACCCAATAATACGCATGCGTTCAATTGGGTTAAAGTGGAAACAACGTATATATGCAGGTGACCTGCGGAGTTCCGGTACTTtcacccgtaggtcacgggatcgaatctcggctgcggctgctgcatttctgatggaggcgaaaatgctgtaggcccgtgtgctcagatttaggtgcacgttaaagaaccccgggttattgaaatttgcggagccctccgctacggcgtctctcataatcatatggtgggtttgggacgttaaaccccacatatcaatcaatcaattaatcaatcaatcactacgCTACTAGATGGGTGTGGGAACAACGTCATGCATGACTTAAaaattgttttttgaatgtttacGTAAATTTCTTTCCGATTTTCATAAGCTTAGGTGTACATTGATGTGCAGTTATACGCTCTGAATGGGAGTTACCTTCTGCTTCATTTCAACCGAACTGTATGCTTAACATAACGCTCTCAAATACTATCGGAAAATTGCCAAACAGGCATTCACGAACAAGACGCATTGAAAAATCACCAGCAGGAGCTATAAAGATTTTTCACAGGAAAAACTCTAGTGTGTGATGCCTCAATAGAGAGATACAATTACGGGAGAATACAGGTCGATTTTGTCCACCAGAAGTTCTTTAAGCTTCGCTTCATTGAGAGTTGCAGAGTTGTTTTCTAACTACGCCTTCTTCGAAACGGGTtggccgtgggcaggaatcgaaccagcgTCGGCGAGCACAGCACCCCCACAATTTAGCCGCTAAACTACCACTGCAGTTTTTTGGAGAAttgtcttccgagaaatgcggGATCTTCGTTCACTTCATTGTTGCTTATTTTTAAACATCTTGTTTTGAGTACAACAATCCAAACATTTTTTATTGGCACATGATTGTGCCACCAAGGACACTGCTGACACTCCATTGTGCGTATATATATAGATTGTGGCTCCTGGGAAGCGCTTGAACATCTTAAAGTATGCACAGTCCCGCATTCTCCCACAGCAGGCATCGCAGACTAAGAAATACTGGTTTCATGGATTTAAAAGTGGGCAACTATAGAGATTACCTCCTTCCGAGAAGTGTTTCTCGACGCGACAAGACCCATCTAGCTCTACTGACTTTTAGGTACCAAAGGAGCCTGGCCACCCACTTATACGcgttgttttgtgttttttttttggtatgaaCTGGTACTCGTTTAATTCTTCGTCATTGTTTTCTTTGCGATTCCtatcttcttctctttttctttcctcctaACTTCATTTCCTCTTCCCCCCTCCTCAAAAGAGTAAGCAGGCGTTGTGCCTTTCCGCAGTTGCTCATTGTTCCCTTCCTCTTTTATTATGTGTCCTTGCGTatctgcaaataaaataaataaataaataaacagttttAGGAAAACATATCTGTGGCATGAAATGCGCAGCTGATTGCTGCAGGAAATATAATGAACTTTTACCGCTTACTGGAGACAATTTTGTTCAAATTGATCGAGTGCTATCGTGAAAAAAAGACTACTTGTTTTAACGGGAATTTAATAGGTTTTCGTAGTCCATGACAGAATGAACTGTAAAGTTCGTGCGTATAATTATTTTTATCCTTTGAACGCAAAGTCTAGTAACCTACAGAAACTATCCAAAGGTAAACAAAACATCGTAAcgcaaaataaaacaaacacaaacGCGTGGCTGCACTAAGTGTTAGCCAGATTGCCCAGAAACACGTTACTTTAAGGTAAATTTATAAGAAAATAGATAATGGAAGATAAAAGCTACCAAACATAAATTTCTACTTGCCAGTGGCACACCCAAAATATGGTATGGAGAAGGGGGTTGCATGTGTGTTCTGCGTGAGGCATTCGCGTACAAACACGTGCATGAACGTACATAAAGTTGGTTGACCCCCGTCCTCACCCCGAAAAAAACTTCTGCCCGGACCCAAGAGCACCTTGGCCGACGCATATGGGGTCTTGGCTGAGCCAACGAACGTATCTAAATTTATGTAAAATGGTTTCTCTCTCGCTCTACGTCCTTAGTACTTACCTTATACACATTCCCCGAAGGCTGCGTATAGTCGCCTCACCTTACGCGAGCAACAACTGCTCTGCTTGAAAGAAAACCGAGACATATGTATTATAACTTTTATTTCTTTCAGAAAATTGTAAAGAAGATATCTTTTTTAAGAATAAAAGTTCCCGTTACATAAAGGTAAGCAACCGATCCTTGGTACACTTCTGCATTTATTTTGCGATTGAACAACGTTCTTACGAAAGACTTTATTGAAGAATAAATATCTCCCTATTATGGGGACGTTATCACCTGCGCTTCGACAAGTTTGACGAACACGCACGTGCATCGACATTGCGCAGGGTAGCCAACTGGCTGcccataggctggttaaccttcctgccgttcttttcctcctattctTCTCAACTCGAGTTTCCTTAAGTTGAACAGTCAAAACGCAAGTAGGAATGAGAAAAATCGGTGGAGGTCAACCAACAAAGACCTCTAATAGAACTCCCAGTCTCCACAATTCCGTTCAGGAAATGCACAACGAACATACTGCTACCTTTACTACATAAAGGAGAGAAGGCCTTATGTAGGGCGACTCAGCAAATTGTTGTACAATGTGTATGGATGCGAGGGAAGTATATTGTATATTGAGTTTATCggtagtaaaaaaaaatgggcatggCAGCGCTTAGGCAATCATATTTTCCCGTAGAGTTCCGCAGATGCCACATTGTAACCTCCCGCTAACTAAAATCCACTTatctagttttattttttttacattgtaaaCTGTGAGGAAACGTTCTCGCGTCTTTTCGGGCACATGCACAGCAGCGCTTCTCACTTAATACTGAATACTTTTTAGTTGAACCAGGCTTCGGTAGCTTGGCATAGTGGCTCAAGTAGTGTACAACCACTGGTACCAAAAATGATTATATGAGACCCTTGAAACTTTCAGGGTAATCTATTCCAACCGTTAATCCTCTGATGCAAGTTCACGCGGTTTTCATTCAGTTTCACAGCTTCGCAACCCTTTACTTTCCAGTCTCGCTGGAGCCGAAAGAGAAGCCGTTGTTTATGACAATTTTAGTCGGAACCGCGTCCACTCCGCTTATCGTCCTGCTTGTTTATTTATCTGTCTAAAGCTTCTCAGCGTATATAGCTCAGGATGTATACACGCAACCTATCCAGAATGAGCCTCGGGCAATTCCCCTGTAAGGCCATCGTGTGTATGTGATAACTCGCATAGCAAGAACGGCCACCATGGAAAGAGACGCTAAGTCTCTTGCGATTGCCTTTTATAGTAATTAATAGGTCTACTCCGCTGCATCACGGATACTTCGCTCTACAAGTTCACCGGTGTCCCAGAAAAAGGTCACGTTCCATTCGACGATTGGCATTGCACAGTCCCTTCTATTTCTTGAGAAGCAGACAGCAAGAGGTTTCATGCCATGCTCACACAGAACAGGAAACCATGGGAAACTGAACATGTCAAGGCTTTGCGGACGAAAGCACCGAACACTGCGTCGAACACACGTGAATACACATTTCTCCGGCTATGGAACTTGCGTTGGCAGGTGGAACGAGCGGGTTTCTTTACCATGGCGTGGGCTTTCAACGTTGAAAGCTAGCTCTCACTGGCTAAAACGGTCGTCCCGCGTTCTGGCTCACAAGGAAAAGAATTTGACGAGCGCCTCGTAGAGCACTCTCGGATGAACTCCCGGTTCGGCCGTGTAGCGGACGCCGCGAATGACGCCGTCGTTCTTGTGGAAGCCAAACTCTCCTACGATGGCGCCCTCTGGCGTGCGTTCCTCATATCGAAACTTGCGAAGGCTTCCGCCTGTGTCGACGGTGTAGCCGAGGCGGTAGCTGCTGCTGATGACTCCAGGCTCGGTCAGGTTTTGGCCACTGCCAGTGTAGTCCAAGAACTCATCCAGCAGGTGGAAGGTGGACGAGGCCGAGCCTTCCAGGGCTCCGACGCCGTCAGGCTTAGAGGCGGAGGTGTTCGGTGAGCGCGTGGTGGCACTTGCACTGTttgtgctggtggtggtggtgatggcgcTGACGCTGCTCACTGTGCTGACGACGGCTCGCGAGGCCACGGGAAcaggaaaatgctgctgctgcagctgctgcaggtCCTGCGGTAGCTCCGACAGTGGCGCCACTCCGACGGGGGCGGAGTCCAGGACTGTGGCGCTCAGCAGAAGCGCCGCCAGCAGCGCAACCCAGTACACCTACGCCATAAGCAGGGATTCATCAATAACAATTTTTTTCTGACGCCCAGTACCACGTATGCAAAAAGTGGCCCTCTGTGAGTATATTCCTTCAGTCGGTTTAATGAAAAGCTGGTCAGCATCCCTGCTTTTTTATACTACTgatcttcgtttctttcactctgttTGATTTCACCAACTACCATTCGAAGTGGCATAACTGTCGCCAGAACAACAGAGAGCTCCGTTGGTTGGTATTTATTCTAAAAGACAGGatgtgcaaacacggacacaagaggAAGTCAGGGCACCACAAGGCGTGAAAATCTTGTGGTGTCCTTGCTTCTTTTTTGTCTCCTTACCTACATTTCttgtattttaaaataaaatagtATTAACTTTTCACAGTAGCAGTATGGGTAGGTTGGCTTACAGGTTATCTGCACAATGCCTATGATAAATTTTGTTGGTATGTGCTGTATGTATTAAATCATAAAGAAATGCATGTGAAATACACATCGAATGGAGACAGTAGGGAGTCGAACAAATCACATCTAGGTATCACAAGAATGTTTACTTGCGCTATTGCCGAAGAAATGCCGCAAAAATAATACGCAAAAGTTGCATCATGCATGTTTCACAGAGACCCATGTACTCAAATTCCGGTTCAGATTGAGGAACATGATGTGTTTAAAGTTAATCGTTTATTGCTATCCCCAGGAGCACATGGACAGTACCAAAGCTTAAATACAAAAAGCACAAGTAACAAGTACAAAAGCACAAGTTTAAATACAAACAAGGTATCGgagttatttatttttatttacttacttatttACTTATGTTCGCGATGGCGCACTTCACGGTTCGGCACTAGTTTTGATTACATGATGCAATTTCGCATTCCTTGGATTTTATTTTATGGTATAAGCGCCATTTAGGAATCTACACCCTGCGAGTTCATGCTGAGCTGCGCAACGTAATAACAATTAGGTCAATGTGACGAACAAATAGCTGACTTCGTTGTGTGCGGCATAATGAGCAAATTTTTGAATAAATCAATAAGATAGGGGCCAACACAACCACAAGTCGTGTTCGTATGGCCGACTCTGCTCAACAAACGCCGCAGCGGGCTGAAAATTTCTTTCCCACTACCGCACCATGTCATTTGCGTCACTTAGTGCTCGAGCAAGGTCGAGATCGCAGGCGGGGTGCGGCAAGGACAGACAGGCCACGCCTTTGCTGAAACGTGCGTTAGCATCGCGTTGCAGAATTACGCCCGTGGCAGGCCTCCGCCATTGCATCCTTCCTTATTTTTTACAGCAATCTGCTACCTCTAAAGCCACCCAAAATAATGAAATACATTCATGAAGCTTGTCATTTCGAAGcgtttattattaatattactcTTACTACTGCCATTTGGTGATATGTCACTAATGATGGAATCATAGTAACTATCttcatttattatttttgaaACCCCTATTGTACCAGTGAACCTCATTTTAAACACTCATTAACCAAAACATATTCGAAATTTAAAACAAATAATATCTCTAAAATGAGGTACCATCCGTCTCATGGCCGATCTTCCGTGGTGGGTGGCTCCAGGTCACTAAGGAATAACCAAACAACTGCTAACGATATGCCTATCATCTGCACTCGTTGGAACTTCCTCTTAATATTAATGCAAGCATGAGATATTCATGGTAATTCActaaagaattttttttaaattgatgAAACTAAATTTTCGTCATGACTACCTCTGCATGGATAAAGTGAAAAAGACGttttcgtcactgctgcttgtGAGCCATTTGACCTTTTTGAGTACTCGTCGATAACGCTGACGAAACGCGTAAATTATTTGTGATTTAGTCGTTCGCTACTGTAGTTGTTTTCGTACTTGTAGGTATTGTTTTTGATAGTTTTGACGCGGGACCAGCAATTTTGAGCAGACCACATTTCTATTAACTAACACGTAAATAAAATTCTATCAGTCTGCATATTGCCATATTCTCAAAACCTTTACACATCCTACATGTGTCCCATGAAATACAGTGTGTAATGAAATGCAATGAGATTTACTACCTACATTACCAATAAATAACAAGACAGACACGTCATACACATGATCACACATGCCGATAATGCAAGTGTAATAATAATACTTTCTAttattcctgttttttttctgGATGCATTCCGGAATGTAATGTTATTGACCAACTTAATGTCGAGCAGCGTATAACTGACCAATTTATAAAAAGGCTGTAAGGTAGACATGTTAAATAATCATCAGCTTGACTGCGTAATATGTAATGTATCTTTCTCGTGATTTGCTTCTTGTATCGCCTTTTATGCTAGTACAATCACCGTTGCAAGTGTGACTTATGCTGTTGTTTTGTCTGTTAAGTTTATATAACGTGAATGTACTATTCAATACCGCTTGACTTGTGCATGTAGTCTCTTGTTGCCTAATTTGTGTTGTTCAGCAAATCTGCTACAGCCAGGGTAACTGTTTTTACTGATGTTAAtggttttcctcttttttttttcgtttactccCATTCTTCTTAAAACCCTGTAAGGGGTTAACAGTATGTTGAAAATGaatagaaataaataataaacaaataaataaaaagatagcttTCAGACGCCAACCTAAGCGCACCACATTTGTAGCAACTTGCACAGGGGACGTGCGGCTCTTCAAAATTTTTAAAGCAGACAgtcgaaatgaaaaaaataacaatgaaTCAATAATTACCTCTAGTAAATTTCCCCTCCCCTCAACAACATGCTGGCGGGAAAGCTGGTATACATAACGCGGAAATATAATGAATGAGCGAGTAAGAAATATTTTAAAATCAGGAAATTAAGCAGGATGGCTTCGTGATTGCGAAGCCACGAGTCCATGAGCGTGGTTAGCATCTTCCCTTCACAACTTCGATGCATGACCTAGCACTTTCAGGGTGATTTATTGAACACCATTTGGCGCAGTGCAACTTAAAACGAGGGCAAAGAGGCGACAGACAAAGACGTAACTGATTAGGCAACCACAAGCCCCTGAGAGTCAGTAAAACCAATTTTCTGCGAAGCATAATACACTATTGGGGATTTATTTCCTGATCCTTCTGGTTTTCCACCTAGGATGACAAGCCAATATGGAATAAATGCAATATTCTTCAGGATATCAGCTTTACTTTTTCTGTGATGgcacaccaaaaagtaaaaagaaatgctgatttcTTTCTTAGTCTACACAAGCCTAGACTCCCATCGACCGTTATCTAGGTAACTGCAATGGCTGACATGCCATGAACTCAGATATGTTTGCGCAGTGCAAGAATAAAATTTAAGATGTAGCAATGTCGGTTGTGTGGACAATAAACGTTATCATGAGGGTATGCGGACGGCCTTTCTTTACGCGTGCGAACGCTTTTCGCCTGGTTGTATTCACGCCTCAGCACGAACGTGCATCAGTATACGAAGGAGCTATGTAGGGCCTTTTCAAATGCAACGCGCATTCTAAGGCGCAGTCAACCTTGGACCAACAGAAAAGCGTCGCTGCCACTCCAGCTGTCGGTCGATGTCCATGTAAAATACCGAAGTGTTAAGGGGTAACGTAGAGACACGTGCATGGCGTTTCTACCCGCGTAGATTTCCATTCCTAATGCTTCAATCACGCCGTCCGCGGTCACGCGGTCTAATAATGCGAGCACGCCGCGCATTCGTTTGTGCCTCGCGCGAGTGACGGCCGACGTTACGAAATTCGTCCCTGTCGATAGGCGCTCAGAATGCGTGCGCAGCCATCACGCCCATCACGACCGACCGGAGGCGATGTTCTGCGCCCGCCGCAATCGATTTCACTCCTGGATTCGCTTGCACTTGTGAGCTTAGTCTCCGCGATGACAATGCTTACGCTGTCCGAGAATTTCAGCTCCTTCAACTCCTTAtgttttattctttatttcttATCTCTATTTCTTAACTAGCTTTCCAACCTGTTCGGTTTCTATAAAACGAAATGTACCAGCGGTAGTGGTTTAACTGTTATACGATAAGGATACTAAGCATGACAATGCATTCTCGAGCTGGGACAATGAAAACCGAAGTTTTATAGGGGTGAAACGCAACAACCGCCTTGTACTTATGTTTAGGTGCTACTAAGATAACCAAGCTGCTTAAAATTAATCtagtgccctctactacggtgtgtTTCGTAATATGGAGGTCTTCTAGGTAGTAAAAGCTTCTTTTATATTTCCTCTTTTCTTACTCTTCTTTCTTATTTATGTTAACTACTATTACCCCTTTCGTTTCCCCCACGTGTAGTGTAGCCAACCGAGCTGAGCTCGGTTAACCTCGTTTCCTTTccccttcattttttctttctatgtCTCTTTCTTCTACAAAACTGATCAAACGGGTCGTAAGACAAAGCGAAGCGAACGCAAAACACGGTTTATTGCCATTAGAGGGTAACATAGAGAAAGCAGAATCTGCGCAGACGACTGAACTATTAGCAAGCTAAACGAAATTCACAGTGCCGAGTATCTCCTGAAGTTATTTCGTCCTCCGTACGCCTTTCGCGCTGGTTTTAAACCACCTCTATATAGTGTTGATCTCAGTATATTCAAATGGTAGTTACCGTTAGCAAGCGAATGTTCTGTCGTCTGCATACTTCTTTTTGTATACTTCCTTCATACTTCTTCCTTCTTACTTCTTCCTGTTCGATTCTGTCGTAGTAATGTCATATTGACAGCCTTGCTCTGTGCAGTAGATTCGTTAATTTTAGGCCACAGCGCTTCACTCTGAATTTTGCGAAAGTTGCTTCTCACAAAACTTGTTGACATTTATAGTTATTTCTGTTCACACAACCTAAAGAAACCAAGTTACGATCATATCATGTTAAATGTAGCAGAAGGAAGAGGAGTAGGAAGAGCGCTTTTGTTAGCAAAGAGGtattttttaaaataatattATGAGTATGACTTTTTCAATCACGTTCATTTGTAGTCGAGCTTATATGAATATACTGTCTGGTTGGAATGGGAGAAAAGCAGT
Protein-coding regions in this window:
- the LOC142817911 gene encoding uncharacterized protein LOC142817911, with the translated sequence MADIGMLLRTAQVYWVALLAALLLSATVLDSAPVGVAPLSELPQDLQQLQQQHFPVPVASRAVVSTVSSVSAITTTTSTNSASATTRSPNTSASKPDGVGALEGSASSTFHLLDEFLDYTGSGQNLTEPGVISSSYRLGYTVDTGGSLRKFRYEERTPEGAIVGEFGFHKNDGVIRGVRYTAEPGVHPRVLYEALVKFFSL